The proteins below come from a single Microbulbifer sp. Q7 genomic window:
- the dapB gene encoding 4-hydroxy-tetrahydrodipicolinate reductase, with protein MAVSIAITGFGGRMGRVLAEAVAYAEKDGKARLSAAIVRPGSSLVGADAGEVAGLGRNGLAVVDSLAQADFDVLIDFTSPEATLENAAYCAEHGKAIVIGTTGFTPDQKATMLSAGDKIPLCFATNFSTGVNLCFNLLETAARVLGDDVDIEIVEAHHRHKVDAPSGTALSMGEVIADTLGRDLSKVAVYGREGQTGARERETIGFATVRGGDVVGEHTVSFLADGERIEITHKASSRLAFARGAVRAAGWLTGCAAGQYDMRDVLGLK; from the coding sequence ATGGCAGTAAGCATCGCAATCACAGGATTTGGTGGCCGCATGGGCCGGGTACTGGCAGAAGCCGTGGCTTACGCGGAGAAAGACGGCAAGGCCAGGCTGAGTGCGGCGATCGTGCGGCCAGGTTCCAGCCTGGTGGGTGCGGACGCCGGGGAAGTGGCGGGCCTGGGGCGCAATGGTTTGGCCGTGGTGGACAGCCTGGCGCAAGCGGACTTTGATGTGCTGATCGATTTCACCTCACCCGAGGCCACGCTGGAGAACGCCGCCTACTGTGCCGAGCACGGTAAGGCCATTGTGATCGGTACCACCGGCTTTACGCCGGACCAGAAGGCGACCATGTTGAGTGCCGGCGACAAAATCCCGCTGTGTTTTGCCACCAATTTTTCCACCGGGGTGAATCTATGCTTTAACCTGCTGGAGACGGCCGCCCGCGTGCTGGGTGACGATGTGGATATCGAGATTGTCGAGGCCCACCACCGGCACAAGGTGGATGCCCCTTCTGGTACGGCGCTCAGTATGGGGGAGGTGATCGCCGACACCCTCGGTCGCGACCTGTCGAAGGTGGCGGTCTACGGGCGCGAAGGCCAGACCGGTGCCCGTGAGCGCGAAACCATTGGCTTTGCCACAGTGCGCGGCGGCGACGTGGTCGGCGAGCACACGGTATCGTTTCTTGCCGATGGCGAACGTATTGAGATTACCCACAAGGCCAGCAGCCGCCTGGCATTTGCCCGTGGCGCAGTGCGCGCTGCCGGGTGGTTAACTGGTTGTGCTGCCGGACAGTACGATATGCGCGACGTTTTGGGGTTGAAATAA
- a CDS encoding phosphomannomutase/phosphoglucomutase has protein sequence MSELTCFKAYDLRGRVPDELNTDVAYRVGRAFAQFLDARRVVVGHDIRLTSAELTDALVNGLRDAGADVFHIGECGTEEIYFSTFHGDFDGGICVTASHNPMDYNGMKFVRAGSRPISGDTGLLDIKKLAEVNNFPAVEKRGDLHTFAHRDDFVKHLLGYVDVSELKPLKLVVNAGNGGAGSVVDALAPSLPFEFVRVHHEPDGNFPNGIPNPILPENRESTAAAVRESGADFGIAWDGDFDRCFFFDENGEFIEGYYVVGLLAEAFLVKHPGANVVHDPRLTWNTEAIVKAAGGEPVQSKTGHAFIKERMRKEDAIYGGEMSAHHYFRDFAYCDSGMIPWLLVAELVSRSGKPLSKLVGERMAAFPCSGEINSKVADPKALLQAAEDKYAASANSVEHVDGLSVAFDEWRFNLRMSNTEPVVRLNVESRGDEALMKAKTEELLGLIRG, from the coding sequence ATGTCAGAATTAACCTGTTTTAAAGCGTACGATTTGCGTGGCCGTGTGCCGGATGAGTTGAACACGGACGTGGCGTATCGCGTGGGACGCGCGTTTGCCCAGTTTCTGGATGCCCGCCGTGTGGTGGTGGGGCACGATATCCGCCTCACCAGTGCCGAGCTGACCGATGCGCTGGTCAATGGTCTGCGTGATGCCGGTGCCGACGTGTTTCACATTGGGGAATGCGGCACGGAAGAAATTTATTTCTCGACCTTCCATGGGGATTTTGACGGTGGCATCTGTGTAACCGCGAGCCACAACCCGATGGACTACAACGGCATGAAGTTTGTGCGTGCGGGTAGTCGCCCCATCAGCGGCGATACCGGCCTGCTGGATATCAAGAAGCTCGCGGAAGTCAACAACTTTCCTGCAGTGGAAAAGCGTGGTGACCTGCACACCTTTGCCCACCGCGATGACTTTGTGAAACACCTGCTGGGTTACGTCGATGTGTCCGAGCTGAAGCCGCTGAAGTTGGTGGTCAATGCCGGTAACGGCGGAGCCGGCTCCGTGGTGGATGCGCTGGCGCCGAGCCTGCCGTTTGAATTTGTGCGCGTGCACCACGAGCCCGATGGCAATTTCCCCAACGGTATCCCCAACCCGATCCTGCCGGAAAACCGTGAATCCACCGCGGCCGCCGTGCGTGAGAGCGGCGCTGATTTCGGTATCGCATGGGATGGTGACTTCGACCGCTGTTTCTTCTTTGATGAAAACGGTGAATTCATCGAAGGCTACTATGTGGTGGGCCTGCTGGCAGAGGCATTCCTTGTCAAGCACCCGGGCGCCAACGTGGTGCACGATCCGCGCCTCACCTGGAACACGGAAGCCATTGTCAAGGCGGCCGGCGGTGAACCGGTGCAGAGTAAAACCGGGCATGCGTTCATCAAGGAGCGCATGCGTAAGGAAGACGCCATTTACGGTGGTGAAATGAGCGCGCACCATTACTTCCGCGATTTTGCCTACTGCGACAGCGGCATGATCCCGTGGCTGCTGGTGGCCGAGCTGGTAAGTCGCAGTGGCAAGCCGCTGTCGAAGCTGGTGGGCGAGCGCATGGCGGCGTTCCCTTGCAGCGGCGAAATCAATTCCAAAGTGGCAGACCCCAAGGCCCTGCTGCAGGCCGCGGAAGACAAGTACGCTGCGAGCGCCAACAGCGTTGAGCACGTCGACGGGCTCAGCGTTGCGTTCGACGAGTGGCGCTTTAACCTGCGTATGTCCAATACCGAGCCGGTAGTGCGTCTGAATGTGGAGTCCCGTGGGGATGAAGCGCTGATGAAGGCCAAGACGGAAGAGTTGCTTGGCCTGATTCGGGGCTAA
- the galU gene encoding UTP--glucose-1-phosphate uridylyltransferase GalU has translation MLKKCLFPVAGYGTRFLPATKAMPKEMLPLVNKPLVQYGVEEAIEAGLTEIGFVTGRGKRAIEDHFDTNFELEQQIAGTGKERYLDCVRQVIDSASFSYTRQGEMRGLGDAILQGQRLIGDEAFAVVLADDLCLNEELGVLGQMVQLYQQFRCSIVAVEEVPKEQIHKFGVIAGNEIKPDLFQVTDMVEKPAAEEAPSNMAIIGRYILTPDIFDLIRETPPGKNGEVQITDALLTQAKRGCVLAYRFKGRRFDCGSVDGFVEATNYVYKNIYLPGEKG, from the coding sequence ATGCTCAAAAAATGTCTTTTCCCTGTGGCCGGGTATGGAACCCGCTTTCTGCCGGCAACCAAGGCGATGCCCAAAGAAATGTTGCCACTGGTCAACAAGCCGCTGGTTCAGTATGGGGTGGAGGAGGCCATAGAGGCCGGCCTGACCGAGATCGGGTTCGTGACCGGACGTGGCAAGCGCGCGATTGAGGATCACTTCGACACCAACTTTGAGCTGGAGCAGCAGATTGCCGGGACAGGCAAAGAGCGTTACCTGGATTGTGTGCGCCAGGTTATCGATAGTGCCAGCTTTTCCTACACCCGCCAGGGGGAGATGCGCGGGCTGGGTGATGCCATTCTGCAGGGGCAGCGGCTCATCGGCGATGAAGCCTTCGCCGTGGTGCTGGCCGACGACCTGTGCCTGAATGAAGAGCTCGGTGTGTTGGGGCAGATGGTGCAGCTGTATCAACAGTTTCGCTGCAGCATCGTCGCGGTGGAAGAAGTGCCGAAAGAGCAGATCCACAAGTTTGGTGTGATTGCGGGCAATGAAATCAAGCCGGACCTGTTTCAGGTGACCGACATGGTGGAAAAGCCCGCGGCCGAGGAAGCGCCGAGCAATATGGCGATTATTGGTCGCTATATCCTGACGCCCGATATTTTCGATCTCATTCGCGAGACGCCACCGGGCAAGAACGGTGAAGTGCAGATCACCGATGCTCTGCTCACCCAGGCCAAGCGCGGTTGCGTGCTCGCCTACCGCTTCAAGGGGCGCCGCTTTGATTGCGGTTCCGTCGATGGCTTTGTCGAAGCCACCAATTATGTTTACAAGAATATTTATTTGCCGGGGGAGAAGGGCTGA
- the fabA gene encoding 3-hydroxyacyl-[acyl-carrier-protein] dehydratase FabA: MSNFVQKSSYTREELLACSQGEMFGPGNAQLPAPNMLMLDRITHIAKDGGEFGKGELIAELDITPDLWFFDCHFPGDPVMPGCLGLDAMWQLLGYFLAWKGNPGRGRALGCGEVKFTGQILPTNKKVTYHIQMSRLVERKLVMGIGNGSVSVDGREIYTAKDLRVGLFTRTDNF, encoded by the coding sequence ATGAGTAATTTTGTTCAAAAAAGCAGCTACACCCGTGAAGAACTTCTGGCTTGCAGCCAGGGAGAAATGTTCGGCCCCGGCAATGCACAGCTGCCTGCTCCCAACATGCTGATGCTGGATCGCATCACGCACATTGCCAAAGACGGCGGTGAATTCGGCAAAGGGGAGCTGATTGCCGAACTGGATATCACACCGGACCTGTGGTTCTTTGACTGCCATTTTCCCGGTGACCCGGTTATGCCTGGCTGCCTGGGCCTGGATGCCATGTGGCAGCTACTCGGCTACTTCCTCGCCTGGAAAGGCAACCCCGGCCGCGGCCGCGCACTGGGTTGCGGCGAGGTGAAATTCACCGGCCAGATCCTGCCCACCAACAAGAAAGTCACTTACCACATCCAGATGAGCCGCCTGGTAGAGCGCAAGCTGGTTATGGGCATTGGCAACGGTTCCGTTTCCGTCGACGGCCGTGAAATCTACACCGCCAAAGACCTGCGTGTTGGCCTGTTCACCCGCACCGACAATTTCTGA
- the fabB gene encoding beta-ketoacyl-ACP synthase I, whose product MRRVVITGMGITSCIGNNTQEVLASLKAGRSGIRSMDEYAELGLRSQIAGVVDIDFKEHIDRKHLRFMGDSAAYAYISMAEAIAMSGLEESDVSNPRTGLVMGSGGTSTAAIIESANILKTKGVRRVGAYRVPQVMGSTVSACLATPFKIKGVNYSISSACATSAHCIGNGAELIQMGKQDVVFAGGGEELAWSLTHLFDAMGALSSKYNDAPTTASRPYDANRDGFVIAGGGGCVVLEEYEHAKARGANIIAELVGYGATSDGYDMVAPSGEGAARCMQQALAGMDGKGLEGGVDYINTHGTSTPVGDVAELRAMKEVFGNAVPAFASTKSLTGHSLGAAGVQEAIYSLLMMQNSFIAASANVETVDEAAEGLDLVTELRETEVRRALSNSFGFGGTNASLVFDKV is encoded by the coding sequence ATGCGCCGGGTAGTCATTACCGGAATGGGCATCACTTCCTGCATCGGTAACAACACGCAAGAAGTGCTGGCCTCCCTGAAAGCCGGCCGCAGCGGCATCCGCTCTATGGACGAGTACGCCGAACTGGGTCTGCGCAGCCAGATCGCCGGTGTGGTCGATATCGACTTCAAGGAACATATCGACCGCAAACATCTGCGGTTTATGGGCGACTCCGCTGCCTACGCCTACATTTCCATGGCCGAAGCCATCGCAATGTCTGGCCTGGAAGAATCGGATGTTTCCAACCCACGCACCGGCCTGGTGATGGGCTCTGGCGGCACCTCTACCGCCGCCATTATCGAGTCCGCCAATATCCTGAAAACCAAGGGTGTGCGCCGCGTTGGCGCCTACCGCGTGCCCCAGGTGATGGGCAGCACCGTCTCCGCTTGCCTGGCCACGCCGTTCAAGATCAAGGGCGTGAACTACTCCATCTCCTCCGCCTGTGCCACTTCTGCGCACTGCATCGGCAACGGTGCAGAGCTGATCCAGATGGGCAAACAGGATGTGGTATTTGCCGGTGGCGGCGAAGAGCTGGCCTGGAGCCTGACTCACCTGTTTGACGCCATGGGTGCGCTGTCTTCCAAGTACAACGACGCCCCGACCACCGCATCCCGCCCCTACGACGCCAATCGCGATGGCTTTGTTATCGCCGGTGGCGGCGGCTGCGTGGTGCTGGAGGAATACGAGCACGCCAAGGCGCGCGGTGCGAACATCATTGCCGAACTGGTGGGCTACGGTGCCACCTCCGACGGTTACGACATGGTGGCGCCGAGCGGTGAAGGTGCAGCACGCTGCATGCAGCAGGCACTGGCCGGTATGGATGGCAAGGGCCTGGAAGGTGGCGTCGACTACATCAATACCCACGGTACCTCTACTCCCGTGGGCGATGTGGCCGAGTTGCGCGCCATGAAGGAAGTGTTCGGTAACGCGGTGCCGGCATTCGCCTCCACCAAGTCCCTGACCGGTCACTCTCTGGGTGCCGCCGGTGTGCAGGAAGCCATTTACAGTCTGCTGATGATGCAGAACAGCTTTATCGCCGCCTCCGCCAACGTGGAGACCGTGGATGAAGCGGCCGAGGGCCTGGATCTGGTGACCGAGCTGCGGGAGACCGAGGTGCGCCGTGCCCTCTCCAACAGCTTCGGCTTCGGTGGTACCAATGCCAGCCTGGTGTTCGACAAGGTCTGA
- a CDS encoding sugar nucleotide-binding protein, producing the protein MHHTGYQPDTVALIGAGNAIDSALQKGLQKVGFRVQLLNREQLQADHFPARSGAIVINAASCGGGARMDEARAVCEALPGLPYTALLHLSSYGVYGRSRRKKIDEDEEPSPTTGRGRDWLACEEALSAADNVSILRLGWQVDRSEDALLGRILRSLLDGKPVILDDNSKGNPVTVSDLVRVTVAIAQQLASGGPRSGLYHYGSADSCTAMAFGSEVVDRVRSLYGEDFAAELTTLLPAEEDRTFVLECERLRDVFGIQQRSWRQGLTRQVELWLERLQKAEP; encoded by the coding sequence ATGCATCATACGGGGTACCAGCCGGATACGGTGGCGCTGATCGGTGCCGGCAACGCCATTGACAGCGCCCTGCAGAAGGGGCTCCAGAAAGTGGGGTTTCGTGTGCAGCTGCTCAACCGAGAGCAGTTGCAGGCGGACCATTTCCCGGCTCGTTCCGGCGCCATCGTGATCAATGCCGCCAGTTGCGGTGGGGGCGCCCGTATGGATGAGGCGCGCGCAGTGTGCGAAGCGTTGCCGGGTTTGCCCTACACCGCGCTGCTGCACCTTTCCTCCTACGGCGTATACGGCCGTTCCCGGCGCAAAAAGATTGATGAGGACGAGGAGCCGTCTCCGACCACGGGGCGAGGTCGCGACTGGCTCGCCTGCGAGGAGGCTCTGTCCGCAGCTGACAACGTGAGTATTCTGCGCCTAGGGTGGCAGGTCGATCGCAGCGAAGATGCGCTGCTCGGGCGTATCCTGCGCAGCCTGCTGGACGGCAAGCCGGTGATTCTCGACGATAACAGCAAGGGCAACCCGGTGACGGTGTCAGACCTTGTGCGGGTGACGGTTGCCATCGCGCAACAGCTGGCCAGTGGCGGTCCGCGCTCGGGCCTGTATCACTACGGTTCGGCGGATAGCTGTACCGCGATGGCGTTTGGCAGCGAAGTGGTTGACCGTGTGCGATCCCTCTACGGTGAGGACTTTGCCGCGGAGCTGACCACATTGCTGCCGGCCGAGGAGGACCGCACCTTCGTGCTGGAATGTGAGCGGCTGCGGGATGTATTCGGTATCCAGCAGCGCAGCTGGCGCCAGGGGCTTACCCGCCAGGTGGAGTTATGGCTGGAGCGCTTGCAGAAAGCCGAGCCCTGA
- the ssb gene encoding single-stranded DNA-binding protein → MARGVNKVILIGNLGGDPETRYMPSGGAVTNVTLATSETWKDKQSGQQQERTEWHRVVFFNRLAEIAGEYLRKGSKVYLEGSLRTRKWQDKQSGQDRYTTEIVASEMQMLDGRGEQGGGGFQQGGQGGGYAPQGQQGGGFAQGGQQGGGYQDEFSQGRSAPSPMAPAQQPANKPAGNQPPAGGFDNSFDDDIPF, encoded by the coding sequence ATGGCCAGGGGCGTAAACAAAGTAATCCTGATTGGCAACCTGGGCGGCGACCCGGAAACCCGCTACATGCCCAGCGGTGGTGCGGTGACCAATGTCACCCTGGCGACCTCGGAAACCTGGAAAGACAAGCAGTCCGGCCAGCAACAGGAGCGCACCGAGTGGCACCGCGTGGTGTTCTTCAACCGCCTTGCCGAAATTGCCGGCGAGTATCTGCGCAAAGGCAGCAAGGTCTATCTCGAAGGCTCGCTGCGCACACGCAAGTGGCAGGACAAGCAGTCTGGCCAGGATCGCTACACCACTGAAATCGTCGCCAGCGAAATGCAAATGCTGGATGGCCGCGGTGAGCAGGGCGGCGGTGGCTTCCAGCAGGGCGGCCAGGGCGGCGGTTATGCTCCGCAGGGTCAGCAAGGCGGTGGTTTTGCTCAGGGTGGCCAGCAGGGTGGCGGTTATCAGGATGAGTTCTCCCAGGGCCGCTCCGCACCGTCCCCCATGGCCCCCGCGCAGCAGCCGGCGAACAAGCCAGCGGGCAACCAGCCGCCGGCAGGTGGATTCGACAACAGCTTTGACGACGATATTCCCTTCTAA
- a CDS encoding MFS transporter has product MNPTERRALAGLASLYVFRMLGLFMVLPVLSLYGTEYSGSTPALLGLALGAYGLSQAILQIPLGVLSDRWGRKPVIFLGLGIFALGSVVAALTDSVWGLIAGRILQGAGAIAAATMALAADLTRDENRGKAMAVIGASIGVAFVLAVVLGPLVAGFGGLSAIFWLTALLALCGIVLVWRLVPNPQVSARRAPQKGDFARLLAQGDVWRLVCGVFFLHLLLTMLFVPLPLQLVDKLHLASEQHWKLYGPLMLGAFVIMLPLMRLAEKRHKVPATMRLALLGLVFGGVALMPQVEGRWTVLCLGMFFVAFNLLEALLPAQLTRIAPAECRGAATGLYATLQFLGAFVGGSLGGLVFGLGGAGAVATLALGVLVLWSLAWWQMRAQRVSLAGS; this is encoded by the coding sequence ATGAACCCCACTGAACGCCGCGCGCTCGCCGGCCTCGCCTCCCTGTACGTCTTCCGCATGCTGGGCCTGTTTATGGTGCTGCCGGTACTGTCCCTGTACGGCACAGAATACAGCGGGAGTACGCCGGCATTGCTGGGGTTGGCACTGGGCGCCTACGGCCTGAGCCAGGCCATTCTGCAGATTCCCCTGGGGGTGCTCAGTGACCGCTGGGGGCGCAAGCCGGTGATCTTCCTCGGCCTTGGGATTTTTGCCCTGGGCTCGGTGGTGGCGGCGCTGACCGATTCCGTGTGGGGGCTGATCGCCGGGCGTATTCTGCAGGGGGCCGGTGCCATCGCCGCGGCGACCATGGCCCTGGCCGCAGACCTGACGCGGGACGAGAACCGCGGCAAAGCGATGGCCGTGATTGGTGCATCCATCGGCGTGGCCTTTGTGCTCGCGGTGGTACTTGGGCCACTGGTGGCGGGGTTTGGCGGTCTGTCGGCAATTTTCTGGCTGACCGCGCTGCTGGCGCTCTGCGGCATAGTGCTGGTGTGGCGACTGGTGCCGAACCCCCAGGTGTCCGCGCGTCGCGCCCCGCAAAAGGGCGATTTTGCCCGCCTGTTGGCCCAGGGCGACGTGTGGCGACTGGTGTGCGGGGTGTTTTTCCTGCACCTGCTGCTGACCATGTTGTTTGTGCCGCTGCCACTGCAGCTTGTGGACAAGTTGCACCTCGCCAGTGAGCAGCACTGGAAGTTGTACGGCCCGCTGATGCTCGGGGCATTTGTGATCATGCTGCCGCTGATGCGGTTGGCCGAAAAGCGTCACAAGGTGCCTGCGACCATGCGCCTGGCGCTGCTGGGGCTGGTGTTTGGCGGTGTGGCGTTGATGCCCCAGGTCGAGGGGCGCTGGACGGTTCTGTGTCTGGGCATGTTCTTTGTTGCCTTCAACTTGCTGGAGGCTCTGCTTCCGGCGCAGTTGACCCGCATTGCGCCGGCGGAATGCCGCGGCGCGGCCACCGGTCTGTATGCAACCCTGCAGTTTCTCGGCGCCTTTGTTGGCGGCAGTCTCGGCGGGCTGGTGTTCGGGCTCGGCGGCGCCGGTGCGGTGGCCACCCTGGCACTGGGGGTACTGGTCCTCTGGTCACTGGCCTGGTGGCAGATGCGCGCGCAGCGGGTTTCGCTGGCGGGTAGCTGA
- a CDS encoding mannose-1-phosphate guanylyltransferase/mannose-6-phosphate isomerase: MIPVILCGGTGSRLWPLSREAYPKQFLPLTGNQTMLQATALRLDGLTGVQPPILVCNENHRFAAAEQLLEVDRTPQSILLEPCARNTAPAIALAALAAAEQGGDPLLLVLPADHVVADAEGFRKAVTAATALAENGHLVTFGIVPTSPETGYGYIRSGDAVAEGWKVAEFVEKPDLPTAEQYLASGEYNWNSGMFLFRASRYLEELAQHHPQMLEACRAAFAGAVRDLDFTRIDGDAFSRCPADSVDYAVMEKTESAAVVPMQAGWSDVGSWSALWELAERDESDNLLRGDVLAEDASGCLVHGGDRLVGILGVRDLVVVDTDDALMVADKSRVQEVKTLVQRLKQGKRSEAENHRKVFRPWGYYDSIDGGPRFQVKRIVVKPGCQLSLQMHHHRAEHWIVVRGTAKVTRGDDQILLTENESTFIPLGVVHRLENPGTIPLELIEVQSGSYLGEDDIVRFEDQYGRN, encoded by the coding sequence ATGATCCCTGTCATTCTCTGCGGTGGTACCGGCTCGCGTCTGTGGCCACTGTCCCGCGAAGCTTACCCGAAACAGTTCCTGCCTCTGACGGGCAACCAGACCATGTTGCAGGCCACTGCGCTAAGACTGGACGGTCTGACGGGTGTACAGCCGCCGATACTGGTGTGCAACGAGAATCACCGCTTTGCTGCCGCCGAGCAGCTGCTGGAAGTGGATCGCACGCCCCAGTCAATCCTGCTGGAGCCCTGCGCGCGCAACACCGCCCCCGCCATTGCCCTGGCGGCCCTGGCCGCGGCCGAACAGGGTGGCGATCCCTTGCTGCTGGTGCTGCCGGCGGACCACGTGGTCGCCGACGCCGAGGGCTTCCGCAAGGCGGTAACCGCGGCCACGGCGCTGGCGGAGAATGGCCACCTGGTGACCTTCGGTATCGTGCCCACCAGCCCGGAAACAGGCTATGGCTATATCCGCAGCGGCGACGCGGTGGCCGAGGGGTGGAAAGTCGCAGAATTTGTCGAAAAACCGGACCTGCCCACTGCAGAACAATACCTGGCCAGTGGCGAGTACAACTGGAACAGCGGCATGTTCCTGTTCCGTGCCTCCCGCTACCTGGAAGAGCTGGCCCAGCATCATCCGCAGATGCTTGAAGCCTGCCGTGCGGCCTTTGCCGGCGCAGTGCGGGATCTCGATTTCACCCGCATCGATGGTGATGCTTTCAGCCGCTGTCCGGCGGATTCTGTGGACTATGCGGTGATGGAAAAGACAGAGTCCGCTGCGGTGGTACCCATGCAGGCCGGCTGGAGCGATGTGGGCTCCTGGTCCGCCCTGTGGGAGCTGGCAGAGCGGGACGAGAGTGACAACCTGCTGCGCGGCGATGTACTGGCCGAAGACGCATCCGGTTGCCTGGTGCACGGCGGCGATCGCCTTGTGGGTATTCTCGGCGTACGGGACCTGGTGGTCGTCGACACCGACGATGCGCTGATGGTGGCAGACAAAAGCCGCGTGCAGGAAGTGAAAACACTGGTGCAGCGGCTCAAGCAGGGCAAGCGCAGCGAGGCGGAAAACCACCGCAAGGTGTTTCGCCCCTGGGGCTACTATGACTCCATCGATGGCGGCCCCCGCTTTCAGGTGAAACGCATTGTGGTCAAACCGGGTTGCCAGCTGTCCCTGCAGATGCACCACCACCGCGCCGAACACTGGATTGTGGTGCGGGGTACCGCCAAGGTGACGCGTGGTGACGACCAGATTCTGCTGACAGAGAACGAGTCCACCTTTATCCCGCTGGGCGTGGTGCACCGCCTGGAAAACCCCGGCACCATTCCCCTGGAGTTGATCGAGGTGCAGTCCGGCAGTTATCTGGGTGAAGACGATATCGTGCGCTTCGAGGACCAGTACGGGCGCAACTGA